From a region of the Haematobia irritans isolate KBUSLIRL chromosome 4, ASM5000362v1, whole genome shotgun sequence genome:
- the LOC142235579 gene encoding uncharacterized protein LOC142235579, which produces MKLYFQNSTIDGETLEIASSHLKPFPDASEKAYGAAVYIRTILPNKIILVNLIYAKSRVAPLKQQTLPRLELCAAQLGANLAVKVKRDVDMMTVPTYYWTDSTLVLNWINSRSSSFHTFVANRIASIQDNTTPEQWRHVSSKDNPAYIISRGLDGPFFLHGDEKHWLPAFLPSPDSIITERKQNLHNRMLAVDAENFLCRINHRNSFKTLQRIVAYVLRFIKNSKTRKEERQNMPTLTPFELHDSLIVIVRIAQHSNFKEDILQLEKNRELKGSSQIKSLSPFLDEHTVLRV; this is translated from the exons ATGAAGCTATACTTTCAGAATTCGACTATCGATGGCGAAACTTTAGAGATAGCCTCAAGTCACTTGAAACCTTTCCC CGACGCATCAGAAAAGGCATACGGGGCAGCAGTATACATTAGAACAATCTTACCGAATAAGATTATACTTGTAAACCTCATTTATGCGAAATCCCGAGTAGCACCCCTTAAACAACAAACGCTTCCAAGGCTAGAATTATGCGCTGCACAGCTGGGAGCTAACTTGGCGGTTAAAGTTAAGCGCGATGTAGACATGATGACAGTACCCACGTACTATTGGACTGATTCCACACTAGTGTTAAATTGGATCAACTCAAGATCATCCTCCTTTCACACCTTTGTCGCTAACCGTATTGCTTCAATTCAAGACAACACGACTCCTGAACAATGGAGACACGTTAGTTCCAAGGACAACCCAGCATATATCATATCTAGGGGATTAGACGGACCATTCTTTCTTCACGGAGACGAGAAACATTGGCTTCCTGCGTTTCTTCCCTCTCCTGATTCGATTATCACTGAACGAAAGCAGAACCTCCACAACCGAATGTTGGCCGTTGATGCAGAAAACTTCTTGTGCAGAATAAACCACAGGAATTCCTTTAAGACACTCCAACGAATCGTTGCTTATGTTCtgagatttattaaaaattccaaaaccCGTAAAGAAGAACGACAAAACATGCCAACCCTCACTCCCTTTGAACTTCACGATTCACTTATCGTCATAGTTCGTATCGCACAGCATTCTAACTTCAAAGAAGACATTTTACAACTGGAGAAGAATAGAGAACTTAAAGGCTCAAGTCAAATCAAAAGTTTGTCACCGTTCTTGGACGAACATACAGTTTTAAGAGTTTAA
- the LOC142235580 gene encoding uncharacterized protein LOC142235580, with the protein MNQTIERFWKLDEVDNTQKQLSIYDAQCEAHFNQHTGRDEEGRFIVRLPFCAEPSSLGESQNLAFNRFLSLERRLSKDIILKQQYTQFMEEYEALGHMTKVNIDNVTGAKYFIPHHCVLAPESSTTKLRVVFNASTKTSSGKSLNDVLHTGRTLQNDLFAILLRFRLPRFVFTTDIEKMFRQILIHPKDRPYQIILWRNSTTEPINYFTLNTVTYGTRPAPYLAIRCLKEISRENKMHFPLAASFLEKNFYVDDGNPAPTATSHGAIRI; encoded by the coding sequence ATGAACCAGACAATCGAACGATTCTGGAAACTGGATGAAGTCGATAATACACAGAAGCAATTATCGATATATGACGCACAGTGCGAAGCTCACTTTAATCAGCATACTGGACGTGACGAAGAAGGAAGATTCATCGTAAGACTCCCATTTTGTGCCGAACCAAGCTCTTTAGGAGAGTCACAGAATCTCGCTTTCAACCGTTTCCTGTCATTGGAACGACGACTATCCAAAGACATTATCTTAAAACAACAATATACACAGTTTATGGAGGAATACGAAGCACTAGGCCATATGACTAAAGTCAACATAGACAATGTGACAggagcaaaatattttattccccACCACTGCGTTCTAGCACCTGAAAGCAGCACCACTAAACTCCGAGTTGTATTCAATGCTTCAACAAAAACATCATCTGGAAAATCACTGAACGATGTATTGCATACCGGCCGAACACTACAGAATGATCTGTTTGCTATTCTGCTACGCTTCAGATTACCACGTTTCGTGTTCACCACagacatagaaaaaatgtttcgtcAAATACTGATACATCCTAAAGACAGACCATATCAGATTATCCTGTGGCGAAACAGTACTACCGAACctatcaactacttcacattaaaTACCGTTACATACGGAACCCGTCCAGCCCCTTATCTGGCAATTAGATGCTTGAAAGAAATAAGCCGGGAAAACAAGATGCATTTTCCTTTAGCAGCCAGTTTTTTGGAAAAGAACTTCTATGTAGATGATGGAAATCCAGCGCCAACTGCAACAAGTCATGGCGCGATACGGATTTAA